The window TTCTCCCTTAGCCCTCCTGTTATCCTCAAATTGACATTGTTTATCCTAAGAGTCATTTTGACCACAGCAATTAAAACCCTCCAGagaattattataataaaaattgTAACCTAAGTGTATGTTTCAAGtatggtttgtttctttgttgactACTTAAATAGccttttatataaaatacaaccCCCCACCAAAAGTACATGTTATATTGAACTCGATATCGTCCTAAACAATCAATATAAATACGTCTAAAAGAACACTGATGCGTACACTGTGGATCCAGGTCAATGAATATACATAATCATGAAAATCTTATTTTTACGCAGTTGCCCCCTAAATAGGAAAAGTCATaaaatgtgaagccaaaaaaTGAAGTTACCTATTTACTTATTTAGAGACGTTAAACATTTAATGGGGTAAAATTGACCCCAAGGACAATAGGAAGGTTAAATTATAACAAAGACATAACAATGTAATAGACAAATTGActctttaaatgtggtcttttataAGGAAACATGCACCGATTTGTTTTATCAGCGCTAAAAGTCATGTTGTAGTTTGCAAAAGTGTTAGTGCAGGCTCAAGCAGTGTAAGCACTTGATGCTTGTCTGGAATTGTTTTTGATAGTGTTATGAACATGCCCATTTATTATTAGTCCGGGGTGACAGTGTGACTATGTTCATCTTTCATTTGGCATCATTGAATACTGACCATTTTTAAAAGCACCTCATGTATGCTTGAAAGTGTTGTTGATTACAAACTGTCATTCTGCTGGATTCTGTTTTACTACATTCATCTGGTTTCATTTGCCTTAGAAAAAATGGTCCTGGTTTTGTGGTGGCATCCTTAACATGGTATTTTCATCCCCCGCCACCTGTAGCTGATCATCCACAACAACGAGGAGCTCAACAAACTCCTGGGCAGAGTGACCATCTCTCAACTTTGTCTTTGCTTTCCTACCTTTGATTCATGAGTTGAAAACTATGagatcaacaacaacactgttattattgttttgctaTGAGCTTGGATGAGGGtgagtggaggggtgggggatgttgttttttatcatagTTAGCATGGAAAGTACTTTGTATTGTAGTGTTTGtactacataaataaaatctgtttgaatggttaaaataacatgtttacatGCTCCAATTTACACACAgcaatctacacacacacttacacatactgtacacgtGTGTACATTCTGGATACACAGAGTGTTTGTTGACACTAAGGCCTTCATTTGtaatatgaatatgttattGGCTATAAAAGTCTGAGAAGACTTGATCCATTGATCAATAGGTAACATATTGACAGGTTGACAGAGATTTCTCAcacaaaacatgaattatttaatGTATGAGTCAGATAGTTTTTGGGAAAcctctgtcatgttttaatgattattttacaatatataaaaaacatgtatccTAGTGTTAATGTGAAGAGCAAAAGTTGGTATTTACTAAATCAGACAGCAGAGAAATTGCAAATTCCAGTAAAGCttaaacattttctgcaaaataaatgatggaaCCTGTTGACtttttgtattaaatgaaagagaacTGTGCCACAATATTAATTTGATCATTGCTTGAAGTGAATATTAATCAAATTGACATATTAAACCCATGGACCTGAAATGTAGCACTAATAATAGAATGACTCTCCAGCATCCTCATCATGACACGTTCACGGCTCTGATAGGAAGTCTGGCTCAACTTCACCATGAGCCTCGTCCATCAGcggtgtgtttgctgcctgtACAATAACTTGACTTTATTACAAAGGGATCATCAGCAGGTGCTTGTTTTTACTCGGTCtctctgaacaaacatgtggagcagctgggaaacgggttttggtggagctgtggagctttTGAACTCATTTTAGGAGAGAAACGAGTGGGAAAAGCCGCTGAGCAGCGCTGCTCACCGCGGTGAACGGGTGAGGTTTGGAGGCTCCACCGACAAAATGCAGAGAGCATCAGAGCTCTTCATGACTTCAATATGAAGACAGACAAGTCCGCTACCTGCTTCCTCACTGTCAGCCTCCAGCACCGCTCACCCACTGAGTTTTCACTCGTTTatcagtgaagagaaaacacaagtgtctcggtgttcacactgcacacaggagCCACGGCTCGACTGAGTCTTCACGGTTCTCATGGTGTGTTCAAGTACCGCCTCCCGATCAGGACTCTTCTACAGTCCGGTCACTCACTCCGATAGTTCCTCGTTGATCTAAACGCAAAGAGAAAGATGGCAGAAgtcgctccagctccagctcccgCCGCCGCCAAGGCTAAAGCGGCCAAGAAGAAGGTCGTGAAACCGAAGAAGGTCGGTCCCAGCGTCAGTGAGCTCATCGTGAAAGCCGTGTCCGCGTCCAAGGAGCGGAGCGGCGTGTCAGTGGCCGCCCTCAAGAAGGCTCTGGCTGCCGGAGGCTACGATGTGGAGAAGAACAATGCCCGCGTCAACAACACCATCAAGAAGCTGGTGGTCAACGAGACCCTGGTCCAGACCAAGGGAACCGGGGCCACCGGCTCGTTCAAGATGAGCAAGAAAGTGGAAACCAAGGTCCAGAAGCCGGTGAAGAAGGCCGCTCCCAAAGCGAAGAAGCCCGCCGCCAAGAAACCCGCAGTGGCTAAAAGCCCAAGTCAGCGGCAGCCAAGAAGCCAGCAGCCGCTAAAAAGTCCCTGAAGAAGGTGACGAAACCAGCAGCGGCCAAGGAGCCCACCAAGAGCCCCAAGAAGGTGGCGAAGAGCCCCAAGAAGGTGGTGAAGAGCCCCAAGAAGGTGGCGAAGAGCCCCAAGAAGGTGGTGAAAAAGGCCCCTGCACCCAAGAAAGCCCCCGCGAAGAAGGTCGCCAAACCCAAAGTGAAGAGGACAGCAGCCAAGAAGAAGTGAGATGTCCTCACTGTGAAACATGTCCATCCTGGTAaaaggctcttttaagagccacacacgtctatccacaaagagctgcttcctcatcaatcatcaccactgacaataaatatgtagagACAGAGTTCTTAACTAAAGGGAGTCAAGTTATATAGAAAGAtagtaattatttatttcttacaaTGTCAAGATTTAGAAGTTATCTCAtatcaaaacatcaaatacCATCAAGTAATATAAAACATATCTTTAGActctgaaggagaagcagactactactgacatacacacatacaccatgTAACATGATGTGCAACGATTTCAGCTTTACATCATATACTATACTTCTTGAAGAGCGTTCCTTTGTtaaacttttacatttgtttggtagaaacacatttattctcttattatacactaccgttcaaaagtttggggtcacccagacaatttcgtgttttccatgaaaactcacacttttatttatcaaatgagttgcaaaatgaatagaaaatatagtcaagacattgacaaggttagaaataatgatttttattggaaatattaattttgttcttcaaactttgtttcaaagaatgctccatttgcaccaattacagcattgcagacctttggcattctagctgttaatttgttgaggtaatctgtagaaatgtcaccccacgctcctgaagcacctcccacaagttggattggcttgatgggcacttcgtaccatacggtcaagctgctcccacaacagctcaatggggttgagatctggtgactgcgctggccactccattacagacagcataccagcagcctgcttcttcctaaatagttcttgcataatttggaggtgtgctttgggtcattgtcctgttgtaggaggaaattggctccaatcaagcgctgtccacagggtatggcatggcgttgcacaatggagtgatagccttccttatttaaaatccttttaccttgtacaaatctcccactttccagcaccaaagcagcccagaccatcacattacctccaccatgttgacagatggcgtcaggcactcttccagcatcttttcacctgttctcgtctcacaaatgttcttctgtgtgatccaaacacctcaaactttgattcgtctgtccataacactttccaatcttcctctgtccaatgtctgtgttctttgcccatatcaatcttttcttttattggccagtctcagatatgtcTCAGATAAGGCCAGCAtccgagtcgcctcttcactgtgaCGTTACACTGGCGTTTTTagggtaccatttaaagaagctgccagttgaggacctgtgagcgtctatttctcaaactagagactctaatatacttgtcttcttgctgagttgtgcaccggggcctcccacttctttctactctggttagagcccgtttgtgctgttctctgaagggagtagtacacaccgttgtaggaaatttttgTTTCTTGCAATTTTCGATGGAATagcttcatttctaagaacaagaatagactggcgagtttcacatgaaagttctcttttctggccatttgagagtataatcgaaccacaaatgtgatgctcagatactcaactagctcaaggaaggccagttttatagcttctctcaccagcaaaacagttttcagctgtgctaacataattgcacaagggttttcaagggttttctaatcatccattattcttctaaggcgattagcaaacacaatgtaccattagaacactggagtgatagttgctggaaatgggcctctatacacctatgtagatatttcattaaaaaccagacgtttccacctagaatagtcatttaccacattaacaatgtatagagtgtatttctgattaatttaatgttatcttcattgaaaaaacagtgctttctttgaaaaataaggacatttctaagtgaccccaaacttttgaacgctagtgtgtgtatatatatatatatatatatatatatatatatatatatatatatatatatatatatatatatatatatatattctacacAGTGATAACAGGGATATTGTGTCAGGTCTACTTCAGATCATAATAATACTTCACCGTCTTTATagccaagcacacacacaaccattcacatgcatacaaactcgcgcgcacacacacacgcacacacactaaatatcTAATAAATTCATTACTGGTGTCGATCAGGAACACAACTAATTACTACAACTGTCCTTCACCCAGTCGCTTCTTAGGGCTCAGGCTCAGACTTCTACTTGAATGTGATCAGACAGGTCAGCTGACATGGGAAGCTGTCATTGGTCAGTCAGGAAAGAAatcagcagaaaagaaaagtcagcaAGTAAAAAGTGATATCAagtggtgttttattttagtgtttattgCAATAGTGTCTACATTAACCAGTGAGTGAGTCAATAGGTCAGTGGGTCAGTCAGTCAGGGTCCAGAAGGCTGCAGTTTAAGGCCGTTGCCAAACTCCTGCAGTACGAGGGGACGTCAGTGACTAACGCACGCTGTGGTGTGCACGTAAAGGACACGTGTGTGTTCTTCATAGCAACAAATGTAGTGGCTCAGTGTGAATTTATATATGCACTAAatggctgtgtgtctgtgtgtatatattaatgtatgtgtgtggatatgtgtgtgtgtgtgtgtgtgttcgtgtgtgagtgtctgtctgtgtattcatgttaatgtctgtttgttaatctattttaattaaGATGCAAGATGGATCATTTTAGCAACAAGATGAATTTTCTTTGTTGACAAGATATTTTTGTTCTGGTTGCTTACCACCTCTCCATGTGCTATGAAAGATGAATGTATCGAACTTAAAtactattatttatattatctaGATCGCGTGTATACAGTTGTAACCTATGTGTGTTTCCAACTAAGTGTAAACAGCTCCTCTCCAACATCcattcagagaaacaaactgtggaCTAAAACACagctgtccatggtcctgaacAGTATTTGCTAGTTGTTTAAAATATCCAAATGATCTtagtgtttaatttaaaaaaccgGGGTTACTTAGTTTACTCAGAAGATCTTTGATATAGAAACTAATTAATTTAGTGTTTTAATCATAAATCGAAAAATGCCAAATGAAAACTGTGAGTAAATTTAATGCGTGATTTTCCTCTGTTGGTGTTGAGTGCTGATGACAGTTCATAAACTTAGTTTAATTACAGCCACTGATCAGTTATGCTGCTTTGCTAGACAACATCAATAAAACAGCGCGCTAACAAGCTCACAGGGCAGTTCATCGTAGTGGAGTGGTTCTTTGACAGCCATCTGTTGGCTGCCTGATGTTACTACATTATACATATGTGATGTAAAGCTGAAATCGTCATTTTCTAAGCAGCttgttgtatatatatatatatatatatatatatatatatatatatacactgtttTTAAGTGTCctatattaattaatatacatatacactaccgttcaaaagtttggggtcacttagaaatgtccttatttttcaaagaaaagcactgttttttcaatgaagataacattaaattaatcagaaatacactctatacattgttaatgtggtaaatgactattctaggtggaaacgtctggtttttaatgaaatatctacataggtgtatagaggcccatttccagcaactatcactccagtgttctaatggtacattgtgtttgctaatcgccttagaagaataatggatgattagaaaacccttgaaaacccttgtgcaattatgttagcacagctgaaaactgttttgctggtgagagaagctataaaactggccttcctttgagctagttgagtatctggagcatcacatttgtgggttcgattatactctcaaaatggccagaaaaagagaactttcatgtgaaactcgccggtctattcttgttcttagaaatgaaggctattccatgcgagaaattgcgaagaaactgaaaatttcctacaacggtgtgtactgctcccttcagagaacagcacaaacgggctctaaccagagtagaaagagaagtgggaggccccggtgcacaactcagcaagaagacaagtatattagagtctctagtttgagaaatagacgcctcacaggtcctcaactggcagcttctttaaatggtacccgcaaaacgccagtgtcaacgtctacagtgaagaggcgactccgggatgctggccttctagggcagagtggcaaagaaaagccatatctgagactggccaataaaaagaaaagattgatatgggcaaagaacacagacattggacagaggaagattggaaaaagtgttatggacagacgaatcaaagtttgaggtgtttggatcacacagaagaacatttgtgagacgcagaacaggtgaaaagatgctggaagagtgcctgacgccatctgtcaagcatggtggaggtaatgtgatggtctggggctgctttggtgctggtaaagtgggagatttgtacaaggtaaaagggattttaaataaggaaggctatcactccattgtgcaacgccatgccataccctgtggacagcgcttgattggagccaatttcctcctacaacaggacaatgacccaaagcacacctccaaattatgcaagaactatttagggaagaagcaggctgctggtatgctgtctgtaatggagtggccagcgcagtcaccagatctcaaccccattgagctgttgtgggagcagcttgaccgtatggtacgcaagaagtgcccatcaagccaatccaacttgtgggaggtgcttcaggaagcgtggggtgacatttctacagattacctcaacaaattaacagctagaatgccaaaggtctgcaatgctggaattggtgcaaatggagcattctttgacgaaagcaaagtttgaagaacaaaattaatatttccaataaaaatcattatttctaaccttgtcaatgtcttgactatattttctattcattttgcaactcatttgataaataaaagtgtgagttttcatggaaaacacgaaattgtctgggtgaccccaaacttttgaacggtagtgtatatatatatatactaaaaAAAGCTAATGCTTAAAATAGAAGGCCAGGATGCACACCCATGTGCCTCATTGTCATTGGTCCAGGATGAAGAGGGGGGGCAGGGGAAAGTGAATCAACTGCATTGAATGTAAAAAATTACTTTCCTGTGTATCAGATATCACATGTTCCTGAGAGAATCTGCTTTTTGTATGAATATTCACAACGAATAAATAACAGATGATTGGTACAAAGTGTCTgaccttgtgtttttgttcatgatGTCTTCCATTAAATTGTTTTCCACAGGAGACCTCTCCAAGGACATGTGCCTGAAGACACAAGCAGAgtaatacattaaaataacagaaataaataatgatttaaaatccTTGAAAGTCTAATGGAGTTTGACATGACTCTCTTCATATACTGTGGAGAACAAGATGTACCGTGAACATTCatagttcatttgttttgtttttgtcaaacatGTATCATTGTATTTCAAAGGTCCAACTATCAGCTTTTTTCAGCTTTCAATTGCATCTCAGGGTGTTCATCAGTTAAAGGAACTGGCCCAAGGGTCATCTCATGACCAACATTACAACCTTAGCTCACATGATGAGGCCAAAGCTATTTGAGTTCACTGAAGAAGACCCTGAGAAGTGGTCGAAAGCTCagaaaacaagtcaaataataataatgatggcTGAGTTCCATTCAGCTGCTCCAGTTCAATGGTCCTGATGTTGTGCATGCTGGATCACTGTCATGTTTACTGGGGCACTTTAATACAACAGAGGACTTggtcaatgtttttaatgaaaacctgTCTCATGTGAAACACGTCTATAATCACATGTGACCGGACACACAGCACCTAACTTTTAAAACCTGATTTTACAGCTTAAGCAAAAGTACCATCAGTTATTGTTTATGAATACACgtaaataatagtaataaatgtaaataaatattacttcTTCCACTAGATTTTCATCGTGACAAATGTAGAGGTTTAAATCTGTTACACTACTTTCTCTTACCTtagacaaatattaaaatgtgttgtttctgcaATCATACTGTACATCATGACAGATATACACAGGTCCCTTTAATGCTGTGGATCCATGTACCTAAGGTGTATTGACATTTGAAGTGTGTATTCTTTATATCAACACTTCCAGATGAGCTCTGGCTTCCTCAATAAATGACAGGAACATTTGACACTGAAACACTACACCAATGAATACGTATTGACTGCTAATGTGCCTAAAATGACTTATGGTGTACTTGTGTATTTTACAAGTTGGTGTGTGACATGAGGAGATTTGCTCTCTaccagaggagagtgtgtggctcttaaaagagcctttGTGTCGGTGGTTTCAAGCAGCTTTGCTTTACTTGGACTTGGGGGCCTTCTCGGTCTTCTTGGGCAACAGAACAGCCTGGATGTTGGGCAGCACGCCGCCCTGAGCGATGGTCACTCCGCCCAGGAGTTTGTTGAGCTCCTCGTCGTTGCGGACGGCCAGCTGCAGGTGGCGGGGATGATACGGCTCTTCTTGTTGTCGCGGGCGGCGTTTCCAGCCAGCTCCAGGATCTCAGCGGTCAGGTACTCCAGCACAGCCGCCAGGTAGACGGGGGCGCCGGCACCAACGCGATGTGCGTAGTTGCCTTTACGCAGCAGCCTGTGGACACGACCGACGGGGAACTGGAGCCCAGCGCGGGACGAGCGAGTCTTTGCCTTCGCTCTGGCCTTTCCGCCGGTTTTACCTCTGCCAGACATTATGGATGAAGCTTGTTTCCTAAGACACGTCAAGAGAAACTGCGGTGAACAGCTCGAACCCTCCTTTATATATCCGCGGAGCGAGCGGGACGGTTCATGCCAGACCAACCAGAAAGAGCAGCGGAGGACGGCCTGCACTTTCCTCCAATAAGCAGCGAGTACCCCAGGAGGAGCCTCTCACCAATCAGGACCCGGGGATCTGAAGCAGCGTCACCATTTCACGGCTGGCTCCGCAGTTTAAAAGCAGAGTGTCGCGTCTCTGCCTCACATTTCCTCCCGATCAGAGAGACAAGAAACAAAATGGCAAGAACCAAGCAGACTGCGCGTAAATCCACCGGAGGCAAAGCCCCCAGGAAGCAACTGGCCACCAAGGCTGCTCGTAAGAGCGCCCCGGCCACCGGCGGCGTGAAGAAGCCTCACCGTTACAGGCCCGGTACCGTGGCTCTGAGAGAGATCCGTCGCTACCAGAAATCGACGGAGCTGCTGATCCGCAAGCTGCCCTTCCAGCGCCTGGTCAGAGAAATCGCTCAGGATTTCAAGACCGACCTGCGCTTCCAGAGCTCCGCTGTCATGGCTCTGCAGGAGGCCAGCGAGGCTTACCTGGTCGGCCTGTTTGAGGACACCAACCTGTGCGCCATCCACGCCAAGAGGGTTACCATCATGCCCAAGGACATACAGCTGGCCCGCCGCATCCGTGGAGAGAGAgcttaaactgctgctgctccactgacgataacaacggctcttttaagagccacttCACTGCACTCAAGACAAAACTCCTCCGCTGCTCTCACTAGTTACTGACTGTTCATACATAtaatacactgtaaataactgACTGCAGAGTTTACAGTAATTATCTGGAAAATAAAGTTACTAATcaattattttcaaattcaaataatttATGTAAATTAACTACAGCATCgtacaataaatatttttacaggTTGAAAGAACGTTTAActgtattttagttttacaacATTAATTGAACAGCATACAAAagattttacagtaaaatatgtGTTACATTAGTAGCTTTGCAAATAATACACATTGGAAAGTATGCAGACTAAGACCCGTCTTGCTATTAAtctaatatttattaatattgctACTTTCACTTCACCTGTTGAATGGAACCAGAGTCAGAgctgcaatgaaataaaatgtttattttaactgaGTTGAGTTCTAAAATACATGTGTAAACTTTAAGAACCTGAGATGACCTTGCTTTTTCTGAGAAACTGATCTACTCAGTGcaaacatttatcaaacagtttaagttatttaaaaagatgCCTTTAGTAAAATGTTCCAATTGTtttgaaagacaaacatgtccCCCAGGGTTTGGAGCCCGTATAAACAAGTGAAATCTTTGCAGCCTTGAACATGATTGTAACAGTGGCATTACAGGCCTTCATCAACAGAACATTTATACCCCACTGATATAGACTGGTCATGGTAAAGTTGAAAAGGTTACTGAATGCTGTAAACACAAGTATCACTAGTATCAGGACACTATTATTTCACTGCACTTATATTTGCATTGCTGCATCTTACAAACAGCAACATTGTTTTCCAAGTCAACCATATCAAAGTCTTTTTCCCACTCGTTTCTCTCCTAAAATGAGTTCAaaagctccacagctccaccaaaacccgtttcccagctgctccacatgtttgttcagagaGACCGAGTAAAAACAAGCAACTGCTGATGATCCCTTTGTAATAAAGTCAAGTTATTGTgcaggcagcaaacacaccgCTGATGGACGAGGCTCATGGGGAAGTTGAGCCAGACTTCCTATCAGAGCCGTGAACGTGTCATGATGAGGATGCTGGGGAGTCATTCTATTATTAGGGCTACATTTCATGTCTGGGGTGAATTTATCAATTTGActaaatattcacttcaagcgatgatcaaatcaatattggggaacatttctctttcatttaatgaCAAACAGTCAACAGGTTCCATCATCAAACGCAACAGAAACAATCGACCACATCGAATAAATGCAAACACCAGATCAAACctaaataaaactgttgaagTGTTTGCGGCTTGTTGTTTGCGACAGTTGTGGAGGCCGTAGTGCAGGTTAGTGCACATGCGTAGTTATATATTGGTCATTGATATCATCTGGTGTGCGAAGTCTGCGAAGGAGTGGATCAACACAAGTTTTTGACAGTGACACTGTGATATATGATAATGCGACCTGCAACGGGCAGTGTGACGATGGACATGTAACGGATACTTGGACTTTACGCATCACCAAGTCGGTAATGGACAGAGATaaggtgtttttaaaagccATTTGCTGGAACCGTGCAAATAAACCCTTTCAAGTTTTTCCCGGCCTCCGGTTGAAGTGTGTTGACATTGGGTTTTCACAACCAGGCCAGAAGTATATCTGTTGGACACGAGTCAAACTTGATTATCACTCTGCAGGCTGACATTAAGTGGCCTATTGAAACGTGGAGTGAAGTAAAATGGCCAATACACCTTCCATTAAGTTTAATGCCATTGATGATATCATAATAAACCCTTACTGATGGG of the Hippoglossus stenolepis isolate QCI-W04-F060 chromosome 10, HSTE1.2, whole genome shotgun sequence genome contains:
- the LOC118116017 gene encoding LOW QUALITY PROTEIN: histone H1 (The sequence of the model RefSeq protein was modified relative to this genomic sequence to represent the inferred CDS: deleted 2 bases in 1 codon), giving the protein MAEVAPAPAPAAAKAKAAKKKVVKPKKVGPSVSELIVKAVSASKERSGVSVAALKKALAAGGYDVEKNNARVNNTIKKLVVNETLVQTKGTGATGSFKMSKKVETKVQKPVKKAAPKAKKPAAKKPAVAKSPSAAAKKPAAAKKSLKKVTKPAAAKEPTKSPKKVAKSPKKVVKSPKKVAKSPKKVVKKAPAPKKAPAKKVAKPKVKRTAAKKK
- the LOC118116051 gene encoding LOW QUALITY PROTEIN: histone H2A (The sequence of the model RefSeq protein was modified relative to this genomic sequence to represent the inferred CDS: inserted 1 base in 1 codon): MSGRGKTGGKARAKAKTRSSRAGLQFPVGRVHRLLRKGNYAHRVGAGAPVYLAAVLEYLTAEILELAGNAARDNKKSRIXPRHLQLAVRNDEELNKLLGGVTIAQGGVLPNIQAVLLPKKTEKAPKSK
- the LOC118116038 gene encoding histone H3 translates to MARTKQTARKSTGGKAPRKQLATKAARKSAPATGGVKKPHRYRPGTVALREIRRYQKSTELLIRKLPFQRLVREIAQDFKTDLRFQSSAVMALQEASEAYLVGLFEDTNLCAIHAKRVTIMPKDIQLARRIRGERA